One Streptomyces lincolnensis genomic region harbors:
- a CDS encoding nucleic acid/nucleotide deaminase domain-containing protein, which translates to MGLVLPSIIDEALDLIGVNWPNVDEDDYFEMATSIRDFAKEFEGHGGDADKAVNRILNSSEGWAVESMQKHWSHVKTGHLDKIPEVARLFADACDGVGQIIRGMKVKAGVELAVLAGTIVAELAAAPLTLGISAAVAAGEIALMRTIVKRLIDEATERIVDELVAKVTEPVTGKLQELVADTVLDLAEGAFNPGDNPGGMKLASAGDSDSGGSAGGGKKTVIDHVEFEDGAGKVSRHGGDMSSQSGIHLGKSKTTFGRTKGKDTFTEAFDSILEGAIDGMEKAAKKVTDHVTDTVPDRVKTASRNLKRKDHDIGDEAEKVDVKKVKHDGDTRMYLLSDDGSIRQLHHDGTTTPVRNNDSSGVNDVLGDKAWYPWNNKGEKQRKNKPNNGTTVNSTKVAPGSTDLARATQLGRYANRTERPDSYVPGGNYASALYDDGKGNRFILVGASGEAHSERSIGHPLIKKGQEGNVGELYTEREPCQKNPKCDKYLAREFPDNLDVTHSSKYDQSEKGPNGEDLSKYKKDREHRAYVKWLHDQWDQNGVSGGRTDTVMNLSPSDNKFVP; encoded by the coding sequence ATGGGTCTGGTACTGCCGAGCATCATCGACGAGGCACTCGACCTGATCGGGGTCAACTGGCCCAACGTCGACGAGGACGACTACTTCGAGATGGCGACGTCCATACGGGACTTCGCCAAGGAGTTCGAGGGCCACGGCGGCGACGCGGACAAGGCCGTGAACCGCATCCTCAACTCCTCCGAGGGCTGGGCCGTGGAGTCCATGCAGAAGCACTGGTCGCACGTGAAGACCGGTCATCTGGACAAGATCCCCGAGGTGGCACGGCTGTTCGCGGACGCCTGCGACGGCGTCGGCCAGATCATCCGCGGCATGAAGGTCAAGGCGGGCGTCGAACTCGCCGTCCTCGCCGGCACCATCGTCGCCGAACTCGCCGCCGCCCCCCTGACCTTGGGCATATCCGCCGCGGTCGCCGCCGGTGAGATAGCCCTGATGCGCACCATCGTGAAGCGGCTCATCGACGAGGCGACCGAGCGGATCGTCGACGAGCTCGTGGCGAAGGTCACCGAGCCCGTCACCGGCAAACTCCAGGAGCTTGTCGCGGACACGGTCCTCGACCTCGCCGAGGGGGCCTTCAACCCCGGTGACAACCCGGGCGGCATGAAGCTGGCCTCCGCGGGCGACAGCGACAGCGGCGGCTCCGCCGGCGGGGGCAAGAAGACGGTCATCGACCACGTCGAGTTCGAGGACGGCGCCGGCAAGGTCTCCCGCCACGGCGGCGACATGAGCAGCCAGTCCGGGATCCACCTCGGCAAGTCGAAGACCACCTTCGGCAGGACCAAGGGCAAGGACACGTTCACCGAGGCCTTCGACTCCATCCTGGAGGGGGCCATCGACGGAATGGAGAAGGCCGCCAAGAAGGTGACCGACCACGTCACCGACACCGTCCCGGACCGGGTGAAGACCGCCTCCCGGAATCTGAAGCGCAAGGACCACGACATCGGCGACGAGGCCGAGAAGGTCGACGTCAAGAAGGTCAAGCACGACGGCGACACCCGCATGTACCTTCTCAGCGACGACGGTTCGATACGCCAGTTGCACCACGACGGGACCACCACTCCGGTCCGCAACAACGATTCCTCCGGGGTGAACGACGTACTCGGCGACAAGGCCTGGTACCCGTGGAACAACAAGGGCGAGAAGCAGCGCAAGAACAAGCCCAACAACGGCACCACGGTCAACTCCACGAAGGTGGCGCCCGGTTCCACCGACCTGGCCCGCGCCACCCAGCTCGGACGCTACGCCAATCGCACCGAACGCCCCGATTCCTATGTCCCCGGCGGCAACTATGCCTCGGCGCTGTACGACGACGGCAAGGGGAACCGTTTCATCCTGGTCGGCGCCAGCGGCGAGGCACACTCCGAACGTTCCATCGGACACCCGCTGATCAAGAAGGGGCAGGAGGGAAACGTCGGCGAGCTCTACACGGAACGCGAGCCCTGCCAGAAGAATCCCAAGTGCGACAAATATCTTGCGAGGGAATTCCCCGACAATCTCGACGTCACCCACAGTTCGAAATACGACCAGTCCGAGAAGGGGCCGAACGGCGAAGACCTCAGCAAGTACAAGAAGGACCGTGAGCACCGCGCCTACGTCAAGTGGCTGCACGATCAGTGGGACCAGAACGGTGTCTCCGGCGGACGCACTGATACAGTGATGAACCTCTCGCCCTCGGACAACAAGTTCGTTCCATAA
- a CDS encoding YbaK/EbsC family protein: MDAPIGHFDHATPAPDALDELTRPVADAVRHWSGSVPAEQIVYVDTEPEWADTATFVEHYGRELLERSANCVVVAGKRGGESSLAACVVLSTTRVDVNGAVRRQLGARKASFASMDTATGETGMEYGGITPIGLPDDWPVLVDSAVVDLSYVLVGSGRRRGKLLVPGKAFAELPGAVVLEGLGVA, encoded by the coding sequence ATGGACGCTCCCATCGGACACTTCGACCACGCCACGCCCGCCCCCGACGCCCTCGACGAGCTGACCCGCCCGGTCGCCGACGCCGTACGCCACTGGAGCGGCAGCGTCCCCGCCGAGCAGATCGTCTACGTCGACACCGAACCGGAGTGGGCCGACACCGCCACCTTCGTGGAGCACTACGGGCGCGAGCTGCTGGAGCGGTCGGCGAACTGCGTGGTCGTCGCGGGAAAGCGCGGTGGGGAGAGCAGCCTCGCGGCCTGCGTGGTGCTCTCCACCACCCGGGTCGACGTCAACGGTGCCGTACGCCGCCAACTCGGCGCCCGCAAGGCCTCGTTCGCCTCGATGGACACGGCGACGGGCGAGACCGGCATGGAGTACGGCGGCATCACCCCGATCGGACTGCCCGACGACTGGCCGGTGCTGGTGGACTCGGCCGTGGTCGACCTGTCGTACGTCCTGGTGGGCAGCGGCCGGCGGCGCGGCAAGCTGCTGGTGCCGGGGAAGGCGTTCGCCGAACTGCCGGGCGCGGTCGTGCTGGAGGGGCTGGGAGTCGCCTGA
- a CDS encoding gamma carbonic anhydrase family protein has product MGDKALITGIGGREPDIHEEAFVAPTASVIGDVSLEAGASLWYGAVARGDVERISVGPQSNIQDNCTLHADPGFPVTIGARVSVGHNAVVHGATVEDDCLIGMGATVLNGAVIGAGSLVAAQALVPQGMRVPPGSLVAGVPAKVKRELTEEERQGVTLNGTLYADLAKAHQEIHS; this is encoded by the coding sequence ATGGGCGACAAGGCGTTGATCACGGGCATCGGCGGCAGGGAACCGGACATCCACGAAGAGGCCTTCGTCGCACCCACGGCCTCCGTGATCGGTGACGTGAGCCTGGAGGCGGGCGCCAGCCTCTGGTACGGCGCGGTGGCCCGGGGCGACGTCGAGCGCATCTCCGTCGGCCCTCAGAGCAACATCCAGGACAACTGCACCCTGCACGCCGACCCGGGCTTCCCGGTCACCATCGGCGCCCGCGTCTCGGTCGGCCACAACGCCGTCGTCCACGGCGCCACCGTCGAGGACGACTGCCTGATCGGCATGGGCGCCACCGTCCTCAACGGTGCCGTGATCGGAGCGGGTTCGCTGGTGGCGGCCCAGGCACTGGTTCCCCAGGGCATGCGGGTCCCGCCGGGGTCACTGGTGGCGGGCGTACCGGCCAAGGTCAAGCGGGAGCTGACGGAGGAGGAGCGTCAGGGAGTGACGCTCAACGGCACCCTGTACGCGGATCTGGCCAAGGCGCACCAGGAGATCCACAGCTAG
- a CDS encoding acyltransferase, with protein sequence MPKKNTFSSWRRRVVQRGVHAGWAWVQRTGSVTAERPGRFRFGALGAHTRLAFPLGTVFGEPWIHVGSHCIVGEQVTLTAGLMPDLDLGPEPILRIGDGVVLGRGSHVIADTTVTIGSDCYFGPYVYVTSTNHSYDDPHEPIGKQWPRMEPVEIGPGCWIGTGAVILPGARIGRNVVVAAGAVVRGVVPDHAVVAGAPARVVRRWTPDDGWQPPLRTPAPVPIPDGVTPEQLQALAGLDEETAAKLAALDEEAAARLAEVDTES encoded by the coding sequence GTGCCGAAGAAGAACACGTTCTCATCATGGCGGCGCCGGGTGGTGCAGCGGGGCGTGCACGCGGGTTGGGCCTGGGTGCAGCGGACGGGCTCCGTCACGGCCGAGCGCCCGGGGCGCTTCCGCTTCGGCGCGCTGGGCGCCCACACCCGGCTGGCCTTCCCGCTCGGCACGGTCTTCGGCGAGCCGTGGATCCACGTGGGGTCGCACTGCATCGTCGGCGAGCAGGTCACCCTGACCGCGGGACTGATGCCCGACCTGGACCTCGGACCGGAGCCCATCCTGCGCATCGGCGACGGGGTGGTGCTGGGCCGCGGCAGCCACGTCATCGCGGACACCACGGTGACCATCGGCAGCGACTGCTACTTCGGGCCGTACGTCTACGTCACCTCCACCAACCACTCCTACGACGATCCCCACGAGCCCATCGGCAAGCAGTGGCCGCGGATGGAGCCGGTGGAGATCGGCCCGGGGTGCTGGATCGGGACCGGAGCGGTGATCCTGCCGGGGGCGCGGATCGGGCGGAACGTCGTCGTGGCCGCCGGGGCCGTCGTCCGGGGTGTGGTGCCGGACCATGCCGTGGTCGCGGGGGCGCCCGCCCGTGTCGTACGGCGCTGGACCCCCGATGACGGCTGGCAGCCGCCGCTCAGGACACCGGCGCCGGTGCCGATACCCGACGGGGTCACCCCCGAGCAGCTTCAGGCGCTGGCCGGGCTGGACGAGGAGACGGCGGCGAAGCTGGCGGCGCTGGACGAGGAGGCGGCGGCCCGGCTCGCCGAGGTCGACACGGAGTCCTGA
- a CDS encoding SUKH-4 family immunity protein, whose protein sequence is MPELPSDPAVAQFGPQGLRRMSMPASYGTVPASARTHLAQVGVPLHVGPYFIAADDTDGLTLGMYTGHRGVALQGDWAEWVRIGTDRLADLCVRSDGRVQALFLGRGEASLFVNSDLAAFTHCAAALDRALPVIAASDGLRSAAEAFAALVREIRQIDPEAVADRENWWSRVLDDVRHTLNFPFSSAFEYVGEDGVLQIVTARTGPGRLHPEEQLWQRLSSAGVEPEQVRRVYCELEPCMMPGHYCSVRLQGVLAHAEFTHSFGYGGTAESRDEGIEELIAHAAQEARR, encoded by the coding sequence ATGCCCGAGCTCCCTTCGGACCCCGCTGTCGCACAGTTCGGCCCCCAGGGGCTGCGCCGCATGAGCATGCCTGCCTCGTACGGCACCGTCCCGGCCTCGGCCCGCACCCACCTCGCACAGGTCGGTGTGCCGCTGCACGTCGGGCCGTACTTCATCGCGGCGGACGACACCGACGGGCTCACCCTCGGGATGTACACCGGCCACCGCGGCGTCGCGTTGCAGGGTGACTGGGCGGAGTGGGTGCGCATCGGCACCGACCGGCTGGCGGACCTGTGCGTCCGGAGCGACGGCCGCGTACAGGCCCTCTTCCTCGGTCGCGGGGAAGCCTCCCTCTTCGTGAACTCGGACCTCGCCGCGTTCACCCACTGCGCCGCCGCCTTGGACCGCGCGCTCCCGGTGATCGCCGCCTCCGACGGACTCCGGTCCGCCGCCGAGGCGTTCGCCGCGCTGGTCCGGGAGATCCGGCAGATCGACCCGGAGGCCGTCGCCGACCGGGAGAACTGGTGGTCGCGGGTGCTCGACGACGTCCGCCACACCCTCAACTTCCCCTTCTCGTCGGCCTTCGAGTACGTCGGTGAGGACGGCGTGCTGCAGATCGTCACCGCCCGGACCGGCCCCGGCCGCCTGCACCCCGAGGAGCAGCTGTGGCAGCGGTTGTCCTCCGCCGGGGTGGAGCCCGAGCAGGTCCGCCGCGTCTACTGCGAACTCGAACCGTGCATGATGCCGGGCCACTACTGCTCGGTCCGGCTCCAAGGGGTCCTCGCGCACGCCGAGTTCACGCACAGCTTCGGCTACGGCGGCACCGCGGAGTCCCGCGACGAAGGCATCGAGGAACTCATCGCCCACGCCGCGCAGGAGGCCCGCCGGTGA
- a CDS encoding cation diffusion facilitator family transporter, which yields MSDHHHDRQHHEHHHHDEKHHEHHHPHEHRTRHHGVRRRLTHLLTPHSHESADKLDSALESSSRGMRALWISLAVLGATALAQAFVVALSGSVALLGDTVHNTADALTAVPLGIAFVLGRRAATRRFTYGYGRAEDLAGIVIVLTIAASAAFAGWTAIDRLLDPRPMTHVPAVAVAALVGFAGNEWVARYRIRVGRSIGSAALVADGLHARTDGFTSLAVLLGAGGSALGWQLADPIVGLAITAAIALVLRDAAREVFRRVLDAVDPALVDRAERALREVEGVRAVGELRLRWIGHRLRAEVAVVVDGEMTVRQAHAVAVDAEHALLHAVPRLTAALVHADPAPVPGETDPHHTLAHHAVA from the coding sequence GTGAGCGACCACCACCACGACCGACAGCACCACGAGCATCACCACCACGACGAAAAGCACCACGAGCATCACCACCCGCACGAGCACCGGACCCGGCACCACGGCGTGCGCCGGCGCCTCACCCACCTCCTCACCCCCCACTCCCACGAGAGCGCCGACAAGCTCGACTCCGCGCTGGAGTCCTCGTCACGCGGTATGCGCGCCCTGTGGATCTCACTGGCGGTGCTGGGCGCGACGGCTCTGGCGCAGGCGTTCGTGGTGGCGCTGTCCGGGTCGGTCGCGCTGCTCGGCGACACGGTGCACAACACCGCGGACGCCCTGACCGCCGTACCGCTGGGCATCGCCTTCGTGCTGGGCAGGCGCGCGGCCACGCGGCGCTTCACCTACGGGTACGGACGGGCGGAGGACCTGGCGGGCATCGTGATCGTGCTGACGATCGCCGCGTCGGCGGCGTTCGCGGGGTGGACGGCGATCGACCGGCTGCTCGACCCGCGTCCCATGACGCATGTGCCGGCGGTGGCGGTGGCGGCGCTGGTCGGTTTCGCGGGCAACGAGTGGGTGGCCCGCTACCGGATCCGGGTGGGCCGCTCGATCGGCTCGGCCGCGCTGGTCGCCGACGGGCTGCACGCCCGTACGGACGGATTCACCTCACTGGCCGTGCTGCTGGGCGCCGGCGGATCCGCCCTCGGTTGGCAACTGGCCGACCCGATCGTGGGGTTGGCGATCACGGCCGCGATCGCGCTGGTGCTGCGGGACGCGGCGCGCGAGGTGTTCCGGCGCGTGCTGGACGCCGTGGACCCGGCCCTGGTGGACCGGGCCGAGCGGGCACTGCGGGAGGTCGAAGGGGTGCGTGCGGTGGGCGAGTTGCGGCTTCGCTGGATCGGTCACCGGCTGCGCGCCGAGGTGGCGGTCGTGGTGGACGGCGAGATGACGGTCCGTCAGGCACACGCCGTCGCCGTGGACGCCGAGCACGCCCTGCTGCACGCCGTCCCCCGCCTCACCGCGGCCCTGGTGCACGCCGACCCGGCACCGGTGCCGGGCGAGACGGACCCGCATCACACCCTCGCCCACCACGCCGTGGCCTGA
- a CDS encoding SUKH-4 family immunity protein, with the protein MLFDVTRSELADLFGEDRLATLPATAFPPSAADTEGARLLQTVGVPTGTLRLREPDEDTGRLPLVQDVVDAEDFEDAPQDAGQWPVIGWLLNAHLALDPGSGTVHAFDADEETVQELHTDVSSLVQVTLRFQRLLEEFTFGGDDEEADFERLEREVEQIRQETSGVDPLPFQDDETVWSVVGDEIAAGQRFKGDSPGARSLYG; encoded by the coding sequence GTGCTTTTCGACGTCACCCGCAGCGAACTCGCCGACCTCTTCGGTGAGGACCGGCTCGCGACCCTGCCCGCCACCGCCTTCCCGCCCTCCGCCGCGGACACCGAGGGCGCCCGTCTCCTCCAGACCGTCGGCGTCCCCACCGGGACGCTCCGGCTGCGTGAGCCCGACGAGGACACCGGCCGGCTGCCCCTGGTCCAGGACGTCGTCGACGCCGAGGACTTCGAGGACGCCCCGCAGGACGCGGGCCAGTGGCCGGTCATCGGTTGGCTGCTCAACGCCCACCTCGCCCTCGACCCCGGTTCCGGCACGGTGCACGCCTTCGACGCCGACGAGGAGACCGTGCAGGAACTCCACACGGACGTCTCCTCCCTCGTCCAGGTCACCCTCCGGTTCCAGCGCCTGCTGGAGGAGTTCACCTTCGGCGGCGACGACGAGGAGGCCGACTTCGAGCGCCTGGAGCGCGAGGTCGAACAGATCCGTCAGGAGACGAGCGGCGTCGACCCGCTCCCCTTCCAGGACGACGAGACCGTCTGGTCGGTGGTGGGCGACGAGATCGCCGCGGGCCAGCGCTTCAAGGGCGACAGCCCGGGAGCCCGCTCCCTCTACGGGTGA
- a CDS encoding helix-turn-helix domain-containing protein codes for MSDLDLLTQSLARNVKHWRAVRGFTLDVLAARAGVSRGMLIQIEQARTNPSIGTIVKIGDALGISVTTLLDYEQGPKVRVVPADRAVRLWHTDAGSYNRLLAGAEAPGPLELWDWYLMPGESSSSEPHPMGTIELVHVTEGELTLTVDGAEHLVPAGASATFEANSPHTYGNQGTEPMRMVMAVSVPPVQ; via the coding sequence GTGTCGGACCTCGACCTGCTGACCCAGTCCCTGGCGCGCAATGTCAAACACTGGCGTGCCGTGCGCGGCTTCACCCTGGACGTGCTCGCCGCCCGTGCCGGGGTCAGCCGGGGCATGCTGATCCAGATCGAGCAGGCCCGCACCAACCCGAGCATCGGCACGATCGTGAAGATCGGAGACGCCCTCGGGATCAGCGTCACCACCCTGCTCGACTACGAACAGGGCCCGAAGGTGCGGGTCGTCCCCGCCGACCGGGCCGTACGGCTGTGGCACACCGACGCCGGCAGCTACAACCGGCTGCTCGCGGGCGCCGAGGCCCCCGGCCCGCTGGAGCTGTGGGACTGGTACCTGATGCCGGGCGAGAGCAGTTCGTCGGAACCGCATCCCATGGGCACGATCGAACTGGTCCACGTCACCGAGGGCGAGCTGACCCTGACCGTCGACGGTGCCGAGCACCTCGTCCCGGCGGGCGCGAGCGCCACCTTCGAGGCCAACAGCCCGCACACCTACGGCAATCAGGGCACCGAACCGATGCGGATGGTCATGGCCGTCTCCGTGCCACCCGTGCAGTGA
- a CDS encoding DedA family protein has translation MHVQEWLDTVPAAAVYALVGLVIGLESLGIPLPGEIILVSAALLSSQHAGIDPVILGACATAGAIIGDSIGYAIGRKGGRPMLAWLGKKFPRHFSEGHIATAERSFQKWGMWAVFFGRFVALLRIFAGPLAGVLRMPYWKFLIANVLGGIVWAGGTTAVIYYVGIVAESWLKRFSWLGLVAAVLVGLTSMLVLRRKAAKAGQTREPVAAAEHP, from the coding sequence TTGCACGTCCAGGAATGGCTCGACACGGTGCCGGCGGCCGCCGTCTACGCCCTGGTGGGGCTCGTCATCGGCCTCGAAAGCCTGGGCATTCCGCTGCCCGGGGAGATCATCCTGGTCTCGGCGGCGCTGCTGTCCTCCCAGCACGCGGGTATCGACCCCGTGATCCTCGGCGCCTGCGCCACCGCCGGGGCGATCATCGGTGACTCCATCGGCTACGCCATAGGCCGCAAGGGCGGGCGGCCGATGCTCGCGTGGCTGGGGAAGAAGTTCCCCAGGCACTTCAGTGAGGGGCACATCGCGACGGCCGAGCGGTCCTTCCAGAAGTGGGGCATGTGGGCCGTCTTCTTCGGCCGGTTCGTCGCGCTGCTGCGGATCTTCGCGGGGCCGCTGGCGGGCGTGCTGCGGATGCCGTACTGGAAGTTCCTGATCGCCAATGTGCTCGGTGGGATCGTCTGGGCGGGCGGGACCACGGCCGTCATCTACTACGTGGGGATCGTCGCCGAGTCGTGGCTGAAGCGGTTCTCCTGGCTGGGGCTGGTGGCCGCGGTGCTGGTCGGCCTCACGTCGATGCTGGTCCTGAGGCGGAAGGCGGCGAAGGCGGGGCAGACGCGGGAGCCCGTGGCCGCCGCGGAGCACCCCTAG
- a CDS encoding EamA family transporter: MTALFALATSLLWGLADFGGGLLARRTPALTVVVVSQSIAAVVLGVIVVATGGWSEAGPQLWFAVAAGLVGPIALLCFYKALALGPMGVVSPLGTVGVAVPVGVGLFLGERPGPAQVAGIAVAVLGVVLAGGPQLRGAPVQRQAILLTLVAAFGFGTVFALIAEASSTVTGLFLALFVQRVVNVAVGSLALYTSVRRGGAALPDGGFPWRSLPALAFVGLADVAANGTYVVAAQHGPVTVAAVLASLYPVVTALAARGLLRERLRAVQAAGAGLALAGTLLLATG, from the coding sequence GTGACGGCACTCTTCGCCCTGGCCACGAGCCTGCTGTGGGGCCTGGCCGACTTCGGCGGCGGACTGCTGGCCCGGCGCACCCCGGCCCTGACGGTGGTCGTGGTCTCCCAGTCGATCGCGGCGGTCGTCCTCGGCGTGATCGTGGTGGCGACCGGCGGCTGGAGCGAGGCCGGCCCCCAGCTGTGGTTCGCGGTCGCCGCCGGCCTGGTGGGGCCGATCGCCCTGCTCTGCTTCTACAAGGCGCTCGCGCTGGGACCGATGGGCGTGGTCTCCCCGCTCGGCACCGTGGGCGTGGCGGTCCCGGTCGGGGTGGGCCTCTTCCTGGGCGAGCGGCCCGGGCCGGCGCAGGTCGCGGGGATCGCGGTCGCCGTACTCGGTGTCGTCCTCGCGGGCGGGCCGCAGCTGCGGGGCGCGCCCGTGCAGCGGCAGGCCATCCTGCTCACGCTGGTCGCGGCCTTCGGTTTCGGTACGGTGTTCGCTCTGATCGCGGAGGCGTCGAGCACCGTCACCGGCCTGTTCCTGGCGCTGTTCGTGCAGCGTGTGGTCAACGTGGCGGTCGGCTCTCTCGCGCTGTACACGTCCGTGCGGCGGGGCGGCGCGGCCCTCCCGGACGGCGGCTTCCCGTGGCGCTCGCTGCCGGCGCTCGCCTTCGTCGGCCTCGCCGACGTCGCGGCGAACGGCACCTATGTGGTCGCCGCCCAGCACGGCCCGGTCACCGTGGCCGCCGTGCTCGCCTCGCTCTACCCGGTGGTGACCGCCCTGGCCGCGCGCGGCCTCCTCAGGGAGCGGCTGCGGGCGGTGCAGGCCGCGGGCGCGGGGCTCGCACTGGCGGGCACACTGCTGCTGGCGACCGGGTGA
- a CDS encoding nucleotidyltransferase domain-containing protein yields the protein MTGPPPPGGVVPDADELSARWADAWRPEHVAERLAGVRAPWCVAAGWALDLFRGAQSRPHGDLEIAVPAAEFAEIRDRFPEYVWDAVGWGRIWAAADAEVLAATHQTWLRDPASGQFLFDAFREPHEGPTWICRRDDGLRLPYDAIIERTAEGIPYLAPELVLLFKAKATRPKDQADFDGTLPLLDRARRDALSGWLERIHPGHRWLAVLAA from the coding sequence GTGACTGGACCCCCGCCGCCCGGCGGCGTCGTGCCCGACGCGGACGAACTGAGTGCCCGATGGGCCGATGCCTGGCGGCCGGAACACGTCGCGGAGCGGCTGGCCGGCGTCCGGGCACCCTGGTGCGTCGCGGCGGGATGGGCGCTGGACCTGTTCCGCGGAGCGCAGTCGCGACCGCACGGCGATCTGGAGATCGCGGTGCCCGCCGCGGAGTTCGCGGAGATCCGGGACCGCTTCCCCGAGTACGTCTGGGACGCGGTGGGGTGGGGCCGGATCTGGGCGGCGGCGGACGCCGAGGTGCTCGCGGCGACGCACCAGACCTGGCTGCGGGATCCGGCGAGCGGCCAATTCCTGTTCGACGCCTTCCGCGAGCCGCACGAGGGCCCGACGTGGATCTGCCGACGGGACGACGGTCTGCGGCTGCCGTACGACGCGATCATCGAGCGGACGGCGGAGGGAATCCCCTACCTGGCGCCGGAGCTTGTCCTGCTGTTCAAGGCGAAGGCGACACGGCCCAAGGACCAGGCGGACTTCGACGGCACCCTGCCGCTGCTGGACCGGGCGAGGCGGGACGCCCTGAGCGGATGGCTGGAACGGATCCACCCCGGCCACCGGTGGTTGGCGGTACTGGCCGCGTAG